A region from the Rheinheimera mangrovi genome encodes:
- the sdhC gene encoding succinate dehydrogenase, cytochrome b556 subunit: protein MKKQRPVNLDLTTISFPAPALASILHRVTGVAMFFALVFVIWAWAVSLSSPEGFEQVRLVLQSFIAKFIAWGTITVLLYHMIGGIRHLIMDMGHWEELKSGNTSAVVTIVLWIVLAVLAGVWLWF, encoded by the coding sequence GTGAAAAAGCAAAGACCTGTAAATCTAGACCTTACAACAATATCTTTTCCTGCTCCTGCGTTAGCGTCGATCCTGCACCGCGTTACTGGCGTAGCCATGTTTTTCGCACTGGTGTTTGTGATTTGGGCTTGGGCAGTCTCTTTGTCTTCTCCGGAAGGCTTTGAGCAAGTCAGACTGGTATTACAATCCTTCATCGCCAAGTTTATCGCCTGGGGTACTATCACAGTATTGCTGTATCACATGATTGGTGGCATCCGTCACTTGATTATGGACATGGGGCACTGGGAAGAACTTAAGTCCGGTAACACCAGCGCAGTCGTGACTATCGTACTGTGGATTGTTTTAGCTGTTTTAGCAGGAGTTTGGTTATGGTTCTGA
- the sdhD gene encoding succinate dehydrogenase, hydrophobic membrane anchor protein, translating into MVLNQASLKRDGVQDYVSLRATAVILTLYTLFILGFFLVTPEVTYDVWKTLFSSLLMKAFTLLALVCIAVHTKIGLWQVLTDYVKNAALRGVLQFLLYTLAFGYVAVGLFVLWGV; encoded by the coding sequence ATGGTTCTGAATCAAGCCAGTTTAAAGCGCGACGGTGTCCAGGACTACGTCTCGTTACGTGCCACAGCTGTTATTCTGACGCTGTACACTCTGTTTATTCTGGGATTTTTCCTGGTTACTCCTGAAGTAACCTACGATGTCTGGAAAACACTGTTTTCCAGCCTGCTGATGAAAGCTTTCACTTTATTAGCCTTAGTTTGTATCGCAGTTCACACCAAAATTGGTTTGTGGCAGGTATTAACTGACTACGTCAAAAACGCAGCATTGCGTGGCGTTTTACAGTTCCTGTTATACACCTTAGCTTTTGGCTATGTAGCTGTTGGTCTCTTTGTTCTGTGGGGTGTTTAA